A segment of the Fibrobacter succinogenes subsp. succinogenes S85 genome:
TTTATGGTCAATGAAACAAGAAACGTCCAGTAGTAAGGTATTCGCCAAGCGTATCATCCAGCTTCTCGTAAGTATTGGCGGGTTCGCCTATATTTTCTATAAAATACCATTTAATGAAGTTGTTAAAAACTGGAATATAGGCATGACCCCGTGGGTAGTCGCGATGCTTATCGACGCAACGCTTGTCATGGCGATACAAGCTAACCGCTGGAAAGGTCTTTCCGTACAAGGTCCCGAGATACCGTTCAAGACATACTATGCCTACACCGCCATGGGGTACTTTTTCAACAACCTTCTCCCCACTGGTTTTGGAGGCGATGCCGTCAAATCCCTTGCTTTTGGCAAGAACTACAACCAGACAAGCCAATCCGTTTCAGCGGTGCTCATAGCCCGCATTCAGGGATTGCTCGCCATGTCCCTCTGCTTTTTTACCGCACTTCCCTTCGCCTTTAGCAAAGCGGACATCCCCTGGAGCTACACTTTAATCATGGCAGTGGCAAGCCTTGCCTGTATCATATTTATTTCACTTTGTCTGTTTTCGGATAAAATTCCTATTCCAGAGGCGATTTCAAACAAGCTTTCATTCATCCCCAAGTTGCAAAAGAGTCTTTCCATTTACCGCAAACATAAAAAACAGCTTTTACTTTCTTCGCTCGATTCCCTGTGGATCCAGTTTTTGACATTGTTTATAGCATACGCCTATTTCCGGGCAGTCGGAGTAGACATTGACATCAGCATTTTAGTTGTATTCATAAGCATCACTGTCGTCGTTTCGATGCTCCCGATTTCGCTCAACGGCATCGGGGTCCGCGAAGGAATCCATGTCGCATTGTTCACAGGGATTCTCGGGATTCCTGCATCGATAGTACTTGCCGCAGGATTGCTTGGATACATTCCGGTACTTTTCCAGGCCGCCCAAGGTGCGGTCGTACTCATCGCCCGGAAGAAATAAGATCAGACATTCAAGACATAAAAAAAAGCCCCGCCGAGGCGGGAACTTTAAACTTCGCTTTTCGAAGAATTATTCTTCGGCGAGGGCTTCCTTGTATTCATCGACGGTAGCGATATACTCGTCAATCATGTCTTGCTTGGAATCCAGGTAAGCAAGAATCTTTTCGAGGTGTTCCTTGGAGAACACGGTCTTGAGCTGGCGTGAAGCAT
Coding sequences within it:
- a CDS encoding lysylphosphatidylglycerol synthase transmembrane domain-containing protein, with the protein product MKQETSSSKVFAKRIIQLLVSIGGFAYIFYKIPFNEVVKNWNIGMTPWVVAMLIDATLVMAIQANRWKGLSVQGPEIPFKTYYAYTAMGYFFNNLLPTGFGGDAVKSLAFGKNYNQTSQSVSAVLIARIQGLLAMSLCFFTALPFAFSKADIPWSYTLIMAVASLACIIFISLCLFSDKIPIPEAISNKLSFIPKLQKSLSIYRKHKKQLLLSSLDSLWIQFLTLFIAYAYFRAVGVDIDISILVVFISITVVVSMLPISLNGIGVREGIHVALFTGILGIPASIVLAAGLLGYIPVLFQAAQGAVVLIARKK